A segment of the Rhizoctonia solani chromosome 12, complete sequence genome:
GGCAACCCCGCTTCCCCCTACAGACTCAACCATCTCTGTCACCCAGCTCATGAGAATATCATCAGCCATCTTCACACCCTGCAACCTTTCAACCACCGTCTTGAACGCTCGCACCCCTCTCTTCTCGCCTTCCAATGCCTCACCGCCCATTTCATCCTCTTCTGTGCCTCGGTCTAACAGCCCCGGAGGGGCGGGGAATCCGAAATGGTCTTCGTCAGCCTTGGGTACACTAGCGCCGGCATGAAGGGTTGCGGGAATCGCTGCGCGCCATATCAAACGAAGAACGAGCAAAGCTGTGAGTAGCAAGGAGGTGGTCTCGGGCGAGTGGGCTGCAGCAACTTGGTAAGCCACGGAGTTAAGTTGAGAATTTGCTTGTGGAGTTGATTCGGATGATTGAGAATTTGGTATGTGTGTGAGCACATGGGTTCCGAGGCGAGCTGGTTCGTCTGTGTGCGCACACGTTGCCCACAGGCACTGGGCAGGAGGGACTACGCCAGCGGCATTCAAGTGTTCTTCAAGATGGCGATGTAGCTCTGCTGGACTCTTGAATATCTCTGCTGTACAAGCACCTCTGTTCCAGTGGCATTTAAAGCGGTCTTGGACGGGCTGCTGTCGTCGACCGATGCCCCTAATGACGAAACGTTGAGGTGGGCCAGGGAAAACCATGGGCTGGGCCGAAGGGAAAGCTATAGTCACATTTCGGATTACGTCCGAGGCATTGAGCGGAAGGTACTGGTGTGTGTAGGGCGTAAACGTATCCCGGTAAAGTGACCATAGGGTAACTTGGGTTTGTTCTTCTTCGGGGGCCGCGACAAAGACGGTTTGCATCCTGGTATTGTGTTATACAAGCAGTACAAAAAAGGGTGGCTGAAACGACTTACCACTGAATCGATCGACTTGGCTCTGGAATTGGTATTAATTTTTGTAGCTCTTCGAGGGATAATTGGTAGTCCTTGTGAGTAGGTGCGGGTGGATTTGCTGGTGCTGACGCTGGAGGGAGCGGTTGAGACCGGATTTCTTCACGCTGTTCGAGCCTCAAGACGGCAACCAGCAACTTGACGGCCTCCGGCATCTGGGGATTCATTAAGAAGGCTTTAGAGACAGGGGCATAGGATAAATGAACAAATAGATAATCCAGAGATGTAGTAAGCAGGGGTTTATCCTGCGTTAGCGGAAGGTATCGTAGCGCTGCATCAAGTGCTTGAGAAGACAATTCAATATGAAGAGTATTTTCAGGGACTGAAAAAATAGCAGTCAAAGTACTCAGGGAAGAAATTATGAGTGCCCTGTCGTCTGAAGTTGCTGCGATTTCCGATATTCTAGTAACCGGTATTGATGGCTTCTCGTGCTTGCGCTTTTTCTTTCGACGCAAACTTTGACGCTTGACAGTTTCCTCGTTCGTTGGAGGAGGCAAGATCAGATGAGGACCGAGCGCTTGCAAAATATCAAGCGTGTAAACCAGGAATTCGGCGTGAGATTCGGCAGGCTGAAGTTTGTACAACGCGTTGGAAATAAAAGTTAAAGTATAAGGATGCTGGAGGATCGGACGCATGTTGCTTTCTTCCAATGCCGAGTTTCGCAAAATCAACAGAGCCTCCAAAGCATGTGCGCGGCGCGTCCATGTTTCTTTATCTGTAGAGAATAGTTCTAGATCAGGGCTTGATGCCGTGTTGTCGATATACCAGTCTGCGAGTGCAAAGAGCGCGTCCACGGAGCCTGGCATGTTTTGCAACGAGTATCGATTTCCCCACAGATGCGCAAGATTTCCAAGACGTGTCAAGGCCCAGCCGACTTCACCAGTAATCCCAGAGCGCATCGACAGTACCATACGATTAGATACATCATTCTCGAGGTACCATGCTGCCACGggcatgagatattgtacgCGAGCCAAaataacaacaacaacaatagAGCACTTACATTCGGATCCATCTACAGGTTTGGCCACGCGAGCAGCACTAGCGACTGGATTTCCTCGATGTGCTGGATAGCTGGCTTGCCTGGAGTAGCTGTAGCTTGCCTGTGCTCTAGCCACCTGGGGGGTGGACATTGTTCGAAACGAAAGCAACTAGAAATGTAACGCTGTTTTGATATGTAACATCGGATAGAGTAATCAACCGATCCGAGCGTCATATATGGGTATCGGCTTCCGCCTCCGCCTCCACATCGGCAAGTGTAGGTGGTTGATCTCCCACCACCATGAGCGAGCAAGGGCAAGATGGTTCAAGACGGATGCAAAATGACGATGTTGACGATGATTATGTATAACACTCAATTGTGTGAAATTCATCCCAGGCTGACCATGCTTGTTTACTAGGAAATTGAGTCTGGCAATGCGGCTGAGGGGGCAAACCTGCGTGATGATATTGGGATATTAAGTGGTAGGTAACAAGCCATATTTCTATGATATCAAAATACCCATCGTACAAAAAGCCTTGTTGGCTGCGTCTTCGCGTGGTGATACACATGGAACTTATCAACTGAACGACGGGCGAATACCAATATCCGTGGGGCAATTACTCAGCTTCTTGGCTGGTAGAGgtggaagtggaggtggcacAAGAGGTGAGCCAGGAGCCCTTCTCAAATGAGCCCTCCTCACGCATAACAGACCAAATGATCAGCTTGgaagacgatgaagacgatgaaGATTACATACCTGAagatgacgacgacgacgacgattatgaagatgaagaagacAATGAGGACTATATGGGCTGGGGCCATCGAAACTTCAACGAGGTTGGGCATTTCTTTCCAACTATAACCGAACCACAAACCGCTGGACTCAGACTTCTGTATTCTGGGGAATTTGGTCCGCCTCCGTCGGGGTCAGTTAACAATATTGAACAAGAGGAGAACCGGCCACAGTCAAAAAGAGCTACCAGACGTGCACGACGGTCTTTGGACCCAACTCCAAAGATAGAAGTAAACCAGTACCCAGCTCATCATACCACATATCGTCTCCCCTTGACTCCGATCCGAAGCCCATTTGCACCCCATAACTATCGTATCGAGACAGCGAGAGGTCTGGTACCGAACAGCTCAGGTGCAATAGTTGCATTGTACGATGACAAGGTCTACTCTGGGcaattctcccttgatgcGAATGTATACTATTCTTGTACACAAGGGCACGATATCTGGGTTTACGATGCGAACTCAACAGGGAACATAGTCACACATCCCCAAACAGGGCATAAAAGTCGAATGGAGGTACTGAACAGGGTCAAGGGAATTTATGGTAACTGGACAGTGACGGACTCTCACCTGAGTCCTGATAACGAGAGGTCCGTTTTCGTTTGTTTCAGCCAACATTGAAGCCACTAATTTTATATATAGGCTTATCTACTCGTCAATTTCGCCGGTCGTTCATATGACAAAACTCCACGAGCCCAATGCTCCACATGTGTCCCTCGATTTCAGCAACTCCTCTCAGGGACGAAACCGCCGTCTCCTAGGTTTCTATGATGATTCGTTTGGAATATGGACTTGTCGGTTCAGCGCCGACGGCAAAGAGGTTGTGGCATGTGGTTCACAACAAATATTTGGTAAGCAACGCCAGCCGAAATGTATCACTAGCTGTTCGCTGAAATGCGATCCTTAGTATGGGATTTGGCAGCACACAAACGAGTAGTGAGTGTGCCCGCACATAAACAGGACGTGAACAGCTGCTGTTGGGCGGACACAGCTTCAGGGAACGTCTTGATCAGCGGGTCGGACGACACTATGATCAAAGTCTGGTATGTCTGTTCGTTGAAATTCCATGGTAATATCTAAGTATACTGGCCCTTAGGGACCGCCGTTCCTTGTCGTCCAACCGACCTTCAGGGGTCCTCCCAGGGCATACCGAAGGTATCACAAGTGTGTCAGCCAAAGGCGACGGCCGTTACATTATATCAAACGGAAAAGACCACGCACTCAGACTTTGGGACCTGCGAATGATGCGAGAAAACGAGGACGTTACATATGGCCGCTATGGACAGATAGGTTATGACTACCGGTATGTTTAACTATGATCCGTTGAACCACACCGTTTATTGATTGCCCTGTTAGATATGGCAACTATAGAAAACCTAGGCGGCACGCGCATCCACAAGACTGCAGCGTTATGACGTACCGTGGACACAGTGTCTTTAGAACTCTCATTCGGTGTCACTTTAGCCCCGAAGAAACCACAGGCCAAGCGTATATTTATAGCGGAAGCACTGACGGAAAGGTTTATGTACGTATTTTAACTCTATCGCTTGATTCAAATACTCAAGTGGTGTAAATGATCTCAGATCTGGTCTTTGGATGGACGAATCGTACAGACCTCGACCGTACCAGACACTTCCAATCACATTTGATCCCGTGAACCGGATTTGCCATTACGACCACGGCCAAAGGTCTAGGCACAACGATATGATAATTCGAGACTGCAGCTGGCACCCACGTGAACCAACTCTATTGTCATGCTACTGGCACCGCGATGAATCAAGTTCTATCGGGCGTCATGAGTGGAAATCACTTGGGAAACGTGGGCTGACACTGGAGGACGTAGTAGAGAAGGAACAACAGGAGGTAACCGAGCAATGGGCTCGCACGAACATCTTTGCGACATCCTGACGTCCTTGAGCCTGGATTTGGAGCTGCTTTGCTTGAATTGTATTCTAGTGTCATACTACGCCTGTATGTTGTATCCATTCAGTGAAAAAAGGGTGTATCGATCTATTATTCGGGTGATTGAAGCACGCCAACAAATGCGACTGGTATAAGGAGACACAATTACACAAGAATTTAACGAAAAGAACAATATATGAACAGTTTGTCCCAATGAATATAAATAGCTCCAGAATTAGGCCGTCTCTGCCTTGTCTTCCTCCCCGGGTATAGTGATACTTGGCATTCGAACTACCGCAACCATGCTATTTTCCATGGCTGCTGCAACCGCCTTCCCGTCGACTCTCCATGCTGTCTCAAATAGAGCGTCCTTGTCTTGCCAACTGAAGAATTCCTTGCCGTCCTGAAAAGCGAGGGTTGAATATTATTAAGGAATTGTGAGGAACGACCACCAACCTTTGCAAGAATGAGTTTGTTCCCAGCGACGATAGCGAGAATATCCGGTCTGGGAGCAAAGGAATGCCCACAAACTTTGCCGCTTCCGGCCTGGAATATAGATATACAGTCTCCAGTGTGACCATTCCACATTCGAACAGTGCCATCAAACGATGACCTAAAACACAAGCACATCAGAACAACCCAAAAGTACTCAAGGAGAATGCCCTTACGTCACCAGTATAGGGTCATACGTTTCCCTATCTCCTTTGGGCTGCCACTGAATATTCGCCACCTCGCCCTCATGGCCACGTAATTTGTGCGTAAACGAACGGACGTCTGGGCGAGGTTTGATGTTTTTCGATGATTGGGCCAAGTACTGTGCGACATCGTCGACTTTCCAAATACACGCCGTATAATCGTCCGACCCAGAAGCTAGTAGCTTGTACTCGGACTCGTATTTGAGTTGGTTAATTTCGTCATTGTGCCCTTGTAATTTGGCGATTGGCGTCGTTTCACCAATACATTCGACGAATATGTTCCTATCCGAACCGCAAGTAGCAAAGAATTCCCCATCAAGCCATTCAACGTCCAAGCATCCATCTGCCATCGATCGATCAGAGCTCGTTCTAATCATCGCAAAATATGGAAATACACACCGTCATGATGTAAGTACCGCTGCTTGGGCCTCCCACCCGCATCAACGTCCCATACGATAGCAGTTTCGTCGAGGCTTCCGGTAAGAAGCCAACCCGACTTGCTCCACTTGACAGAGAAGATCGGACCTTGATGTTGCGTCATAACACAGAACAACTCGCCTCGGAACGTCCAAACCCGTACGATCCCATCGTACGCGCCAGTAGCCAATAAAGTTCCGTCCGAATTCCAAGAGATAGTCGTGATATCGCACGCAGGACCAGCCGGAAGGTGCATACAGATTCGAGTAGGCAAGATAGGTTCAGTTCCATCTTCTGGGACATTCCATAATCGTAGAGTCGAGTCCTTTCCACTATTCGGATGTTAGTAAAGTTCCCGTGTAAATGAAAGACCACCCCCACCCAGTAGCCAACAGACTTGGGATTTTTGGATTCCACGCCACTACAAACACCTATAACACACAACATAAATCCCAAAAACGAACAAAACAAGCTCTTGAAACTCTCAACTGACCTCTAACGAATGCCCCTTGAGTGTAATCACCGCTGGAGGCTTGGCCGGCTTGGCCTTTGCGTTCGGAGTCTTCTTCTTGTTCGGCGTCCCGAACTCTGAGGAGGACCTCTCGATCCCAACCCAGCTATCGAAAAAACCAACCCGCAGAAACAGACGCCAGGAGTCAGTACCAAACCACGTTCCTAACCGTGGCTGTGCAAAGCCGCGAAAGCAAAAAGAGACGTACGGGTCGTCTCCTTATCCTTGTTCTCTTGGTTCTCGAGCCTCGCGCGCTTTTGTCGGTTCGCAGACTTGGGGCTCGTTCGTCGTTTGTCCGCTTTGGTTCCGTTGCGGCCCTGGGGCGTTCCGCCTGGCGAGGCAGGCATCGACGACGCGCAAACATGGTTGGCCAGAAGACTAAACGGTGACGTGCACGAGTTGGGCTTGCCGTCCTGTAGTCGGGAATATCAAGCCGAACGCGAAAGGTGCGAGTTAGTGCCGCATAGAATGACGATGGTTTTTATAAAGACAAACATTCGACCAATGCGTTTCTACTTCGATATACAGAAGCCTTTTGGAGGAGTGTAATGAGACCACCTCGAGGGATGTGTACTTTGGCATTCGGGGAAATATCCAGCCGAGCTTCCTGGCGAAGGCAAAACGCAGTGTGCTGGAAGCCTGTTAGGGATCAGATCAGTTCCAAATCCGTCCCCCAATGAGATAGAAAAAAAGGGGACAGATAAAACCAACCCGAGTCGATCAAATAGGATTGAATCAGACAGTTGACCTCGTCTGATGATATGTTTAATAAGTTTTCAGGTATCATTTCGGTTTTTCGAGGGATGCGGCGGTTGTTGTTCAAGTCAAACAAGCCGGTGGCGGTTCTCTTCTGGCCCTATGTTTGCCGGCGTTTGCTGTATACTCAATTCCAAATTGCCATTTGTCATCGCTGTATGCGTCTGGTCATGTACAGTACTAGCCCCCTTGTGCTTCTTTCAACGGGGTAACGCCCGACTTGATACAACACTTTTGCCAAAATAAAGGACTAATGATCCAACTTTGTTATTAATGCTTCACACATATACAGAAAGTAAAAAGTAAAAATGACTATCCAGACCAGCTAGAAAATATACGGGAATCCGGTTTCTATCCGAGTTCCTATGTTACTATCGTCTCATCTCAAATGACGGCACCAACTCACTTGGTTCAGAGCCAACTGAACCTCAGTTCATGATCGAGCAACTGCATCTGCGTCGTATGTTCCAACCACAGCTCCAAATCACcatcgtcttcgtcttcctcgAGGGTATCATCATTCTAcaatccccccccccccaaaaaaaaagtatCGACCACCATCACTATCACGACCAAGCAAAACAAGAGACTGATTATCACTCACCGAACGATACGAAAGCCACCAAGGCGGATGCGGAACATCCGAATTCAACATGGCCGGCCCTTCCTCCCGAGCCCGCACAACGACGCGTTTCCCACTCGAGCTCGTCCAGGGTACCAACCTCCCCAACAAGGCCTTTCCAAATGAACCACCGGTCCGAAACGTTCCTTTTCTCCCCCGTCGTCGTAATTGTCGTCGTTGCCGACACGCGAAATAACACGCGAGCCCACTCGTGGTTCGGATGATGCTCGTACAACCTCGACCGTCGTATGGCCACGTATCAATCTCCTGTACACAAGTTTCCCGGCTCTCCGTGTCCGTCATATCATCCATGACAGGCGCAAAACTACTCGGCTCCGGCTCTGGCTCCGGTTCTGGCTCCGACTCCGGTTCATACCCAGACCCGATCTCAGACCCGGATTCATGCCCCACTCGAGCGTCGACGCCCACATCGATATCGACAGAACCACCAAACCGCCGAACTCAACGACAAATCCGACCAATCGACGACTCGCACATCGGGAGAAACGACACCCACGGCCCACACCCCGCGGGCTCCACCACCACGTCTTTGAGCCACGCCAGGACGCGCAGACGGGTCTTGCAATGGGTCGGGACTGGTACCGCCGCTCGAGTCTTGCCGATCGCGAACTCGAGCCCGAGTTCAAGTTGATGTCGATCGCGTCGTCGTTGTGGTGCGTGTCGCAGCGGCACGGCGGGAGCGGGACGTATCCAGACTTGGGAGCGCCAGGACAAGAAACGTCGGTACGACCGCAATTACTATCCAAAGACGGAAACGGGGTCAAGTTCTTAGGCCGCCGTACAACGAGCTGTCGGCCTTGTTCGGGTTTACACTCAACGGGAACGACGGCGAATTGGGCTTGTAGAGGTCAAGAGGAACGCAAGTACGAGAAGACCATCGTGCGCACTCGGTTTCGGGTTCGTGGTCATGGTCGTCGAGACATGGGTATGTATGTTGCCAAGGAACCGACGGCTCGAGAGGCTTTCCCACTTCATCTGTAAAAGACGGGCAACTTTTGAGGTTTAGCCCGTTCGTGGAGGGAGGTCGAATCGCACGACGTACCTAGAAACAGAGACACGGACACGGACTTTGGTTGCTGGTACACCCTATTTCGCTACACACCCCATCAAACGTTAAATTCCAGCGAGCCAAAGTATAACAATCTATCTCGGCGTAACTTACTTTGTGCGCGAGTGAAGAACGGTCTCTGAACTCCATGGCGGTGTCGACTCTCGAGTCGAGGTGCGCCAGACTGGGGATGACATACTTATAGTCCCCTTTCTTTCTTTGCTCAATAGTCTCCTAAAGCACTTGGACCTGCCCTGCGACTCCTATCCACTGTCCCCCCTGTTTCCTGAGACATCGACCATTGGCCGCCGGCCATTTCGGAGACCTGGATTCACCCTCAAAGTCTACAGTTCACGTCTATTTTCGCAATGAAATTAAATACATTAGCCAAAAAAAATAACTCTAGGTTGGGACTCTGGCGCACCAAGCTCAAGGCGACCACAGGAGTCTGAGATCCAGGCCCGGGAGACCTGAAACCTGGTGATACCCCTGGATCACATCTCAAACGATTGATCTTCTTGGGCCCCCAAAATGATCGTCATATATGCCCTGATTGTCCGGGATTTAGAGTGACACACTTGGAGAGAACAACTCCAATTGTCAATGTGGGCTATTTATAAAAACGGTGACGGGGCTTGGCTTACAAGCGCTCTAGTTACGTGAGAGTTGGATTCTTTTGCCGAAGGATTCGGCGGGCGCAGGTGCTCGACGGTTCAAACGCGTGCTCATGTTTCGAGAATCAAGGATTAATTTCTGCAGTGGACGACGAGAATATTCAATATATTAGAGGAATCAGTGGGAGGCACATGACTGGAAGAAGAGACCGGATTGGTATTGAAAGACAACTAGGAATAACAAACAGCTCAGATAGAGTGCGACCAAAAACGAGAGCGAAACAACGAACGAAAGAGGGCAGAGAAAAGTGTCTATAATAATACATGTTCCAGACAAAGACGCTTACTCTTTGGCATTCGAGAAATGGGGAGAATCCACCGAATCAATTTTgtgatggtggtggtggtggcggtgAGGATGGTGTTGACGGCGAATGAGCGATGGCAAGGGAGAAGGCAAGGGGTAGCGACTGGTAGATAGGGGGACCAAGGCCGGGTGGGGGTATGTCTATTCTGGATGAGGAGCCCGAGCTGCGGTGCGAAGATGACAACGAGACGCGTGGATTGGGGGAAGGATTATGGGATTCAGGCGGAAGAGATGTCTGGGACACGTTAGCTAATGGGCGTTACGAAGTGAATAATAGTATGCTCACCAAGGTCTCTGTGCTCTGCAGCTGGGAGTGATGAAGAGGGAGCATAGGATACTGACCAGGGTCTGGATGCTTCAGCCTGGGACTGAGCTTTGCAATTGGGGAGCATCGACTGGAAGTGTCTATTGGAGTGCGTTTGAGATTGCTTGCCAAACTATCTCGTTGCTGCTGCTTGTCATTAGACTCGTCGATTGGACCACTCTCCACAGATTGCTCGGTCCGCCGTCTGGGCCAAAACGCAGCCCATGCAAAGCGCGTGGATTTGTTGGCGCCCGTGGCCACACTGTCGTGCCCCCCACGCGAGCGCTTCCGTCGCGAATGCCATACCACACACCCGCCCCTACCGCCACAACGACAACAACAACTGCGATCCCTGCCCATGCCGCGTTCTTGTCCGTCGGACCATCCAAGTCCAGATCGCTATTCGAATTGGGCTGGTAGTCGCCGCACAGCTGGGAGGAACACATATCCCCAGACAGACTCAATAGTGTGTCGGGCATCCCTGCACTTGCACTTGTACAGCTCCAGGTTTAGCTTCCGCAGATAATAGTAGGATGACACGCTTGGCGCCAGTTGTTCAGTGGATGAGCGCCTGCAGAGGGGGGAGAGGAGAGCTCGAGCGAAGCGGGCAGAACGAATGTGATAAAAAGAAAATCAAGCATGTTGCTGACTGGGCCCATGCCAGAGTAACTTAGGCGCACGGGGCATTGCCTGGGTTCTTTTGCTTCCCGAAGTTCGCTGTTGCTACGACCCCGAGATCACCCCGACTTGGGTGGCCGTGCTCTGTTACACAATTTACACCCGTGGTAATACTCAAATTCAACTCCCCATGACGCCTGCTTCCGGATCCCAAGGCGTCACGATTTTTGTTATCCATTCTCAGTGCATTTATCATGAATGCACACCTTGCGATTCCTCCCAAACGCGATCCTCGCATCCCGCCGATACCTCCAACATCGGCATGACGTCGGCGCCATGAtcgaaaaaaaaagaaagtaACCCGCCGCATCTCAATTCATCCCACTCGGGTTCAACAAGTGATTTCGCACCTTCCATATTCCGCATTAGACCTTTGTGTCATTCAAAACCCACTCGAACCCCGGCTCGCCGAACCTAATATCAATTCAAACAGGGGGGTCCGGCTCATTCCATCCGCAAGCGGGACCTAGCATCCGCTCTCATCCGATTTACCTTGGGCAGTAATTCGTCCGAATGGCGAATAGGAGAAGAGAAGTTGGGTTGAATTCCATAAAACGGTGGCTCGACTTCTTGCGTGCAATCGATATCTTTTCTAGGAGCTGCACTTGACTACACATGTTCCGCTGAATATAAAATACTACCGTAGAATATCTGTGCCAAGTAGGTACAAGGAACACATGTGCACAATTGCGCTGCGGAGGGGGAATGTAATTACAAAGTTCCACGCACTGAATATCATTTATACATAACAAAACAATTTTATCCTCCCAATTAATCTACGCGGCGCCGTAAATGTGACACCATATTCgtcccccccctcccccagaACACGAGTTTAAAACAGCCCGTGAGATATACAGGTTGGTCAAAGCGTCGCAGCATCGGGAACACGTCTGAATCGGAAAACGGAGAATACATAAACTGTATGATGCAACTGGCTGGAATGGAAATGGGGTTGAGAAGCTCAAGGTTCGGTGCTGTCTTTCAAAAAGATAATATATAACCAGCGTCATTCTCCGTTACATGCGCGTCATGTCCCCCGACTTTGCTTCGGACCACGCTACAATGAATCAATACCATGATGTTCGCTTAACCTAATTCTAGCTCTGTTCTTTTCAGCTTGTATTCAAGTCCAATACTCATATTGGCAGGCGATTGTTTCCAATACCAGCGACCACAGTAAAGTTATTCCTTGGGACCCATGTCCCGCTTATCCCTCGGCGCCTCTGGGGCTAAGACTCGATTAAGTTTAACAATAGGAATGAATAGCAATCTCCCCTTATGGCAATCTCCCCTTCTCCAACTTTTTTCTTGGATCTAAGTGGGGTTTAAAGCAAACTCGTCCCAGCACACATTCCGAAAGCCTGCGAGGCAAGTAGATATGTTTATGTTGAACATAACAGAGTTTATCAGCGACTGAGCCTACAACCACAACCGAATAGAGTACAAGTTCACAATGTATTCCGGAACATAGCCCAGCAATCAAAGGTGGCGGCTGCTTCTTTTCCCTCGGAGCCAAGATGAGCGATGACGCCCCTGGATGTGGATCTATCTGTAGTCAACCTGAACGAGCGCCCTGCCGTACTTGGCCATACTTGTTTATATAACATGAAAGGTCTTGGCTCCGCCTTTTCAGCCAGCTACAATTCTCAACTTGTAAGTCCCGTTAAATGGGGTATTTGTTTCTTAATGCGTACTCGGCCTCAAATTCACCCAAGACTTGATCTGATTTCGAAAAGAATACGCTATAGTACATCAAAATACGCAAACACATGGACGACTTGGGAGTCCGCTGACATACCTTTTTTCACGAATCCATAATCATgccttcctcttcctcaacAACGGCATCCAGTTTCCCATTTGTTCCCGGAGGCGGAGGTAAATGAGGCTGTAATGCCGGGAAATGCTCGCGCAAGGCTTCGCCCAGCATGTCTCGGTAGCTCTGACAAGGAAGAGATAAATCGTTTATCCACGTAGGACTTGGCGCGATGAAGCTTACTTCGATAGCGTGCAGTcgtccatttatccactggTTCTCGGCTGCAGTATCGTCAATCAAGTTCTTGGTAATATTATTCGGGTTTTTGTTCTGGTCAATATCCCTAATCCACAAGTGCCCCAATGAGAGAACATATAAAAAGACATAAAAGACCCCCAAATGGAGCTCTCACCTGAAGACGTCCAACGGAACATTCATATCCAACTTGGACGACAGTTTCTCCAATTCTCCTAGATGTTCCACCAATTGGTCTCTGTGCAATTCCATTATCGCTCAGTCTTCACTCGTTCGAAACGTGATCGCTCGGAAGAGGACACGCACACTCTTGCTCCGACCAGCCCCGGGAAGCTCTGGATTTGCACT
Coding sequences within it:
- a CDS encoding F-box-like/WD repeat-containing protein TBL1XR1, which gives rise to MIPENLLNISSDEVNCLIQSYLIDSGFQHTAFCLRQEARLDISPNAKVHIPRGGLITLLQKASDGKPNSCTSPFSLLANHVCASSMPASPGGTPQGRNGTKADKRRTSPKSANRQKRARLENQENKDKETTRTWVGIERSSSEFGTPNKKKTPNAKAKPAKPPAVITLKGHSLEVFVVAWNPKIPSLLATGGKDSTLRLWNVPEDGTEPILPTRICMHLPAGPACDITTISWNSDGTLLATGAYDGIVRVWTFRGELFCVMTQHQGPIFSVKWSKSGWLLTGSLDETAIVWDVDAGGRPKQRYLHHDDGCLDVEWLDGEFFATCGSDRNIFVECIGETTPIAKLQGHNDEINQLKYESEYKLLASGSDDYTACIWKVDDVAQYLAQSSKNIKPRPDVRSFTHKLRGHEGEVANIQWQPKGDRETYDPILVTSSFDGTVRMWNGHTGDCISIFQAGSGKVCGHSFAPRPDILAIVAGNKLILAKDGKEFFSWQDKDALFETAWRVDGKAVAAAMENSMVAVVRMPSITIPGEEDKAETA
- a CDS encoding transcription factor subunit Med10 of mediator complex protein, which gives rise to MPSLAHTSPTVGIDSPDSMPPTPMPLPANAPPLQQVQARIRLVVQTLTELGVCSMDVQPASANPELPGAGRSKSVRVLFRAITFRTRELEKLSSKLDMNVPLDVFRDIDQNKNPNNITKNLIDDTAAENQWINGRLHAIESYRDMLGEALREHFPALQPHLPPPPGTNGKLDAVVEEEEGMIMDS
- a CDS encoding WD domain, G-beta repeat protein, producing MISLEDDEDDEDYIPEDDDDDDDYEDEEDNEDYMGWGHRNFNEVGHFFPTITEPQTAGLRLLYSGEFGPPPSGSVNNIEQEENRPQSKRATRRARRSLDPTPKIEVNQYPAHHTTYRLPLTPIRSPFAPHNYRIETARGLVPNSSGAIVALYDDKVYSGQFSLDANVYYSCTQGHDIWVYDANSTGNIVTHPQTGHKSRMEVLNRVKGIYGNWTVTDSHLSPDNERLIYSSISPVVHMTKLHEPNAPHVSLDFSNSSQGRNRRLLGFYDDSFGIWTCRFSADGKEVVACGSQQIFVWDLAAHKRVVSVPAHKQDVNSCCWADTASGNVLISGSDDTMIKVWDRRSLSSNRPSGVLPGHTEGITSVSAKGDGRYIISNGKDHALRLWDLRMMRENEDVTYGRYGQIGYDYRYGNYRKPRRHAHPQDCSVMTYRGHSVFRTLIRCHFSPEETTGQAYIYSGSTDGKVYIWSLDGRIVQTSTVPDTSNHI
- a CDS encoding chromatin remodeling complex subunit; amino-acid sequence: MSTPQVARAQASYSYSRQASYPAHRGNPVASAARVAKPVDGSESWYLENDVSNRMVLSMRSGITGEVGWALTRLGNLAHLWGNRYSLQNMPGSVDALFALADWYIDNTASSPDLELFSTDKETWTRRAHALEALLILRNSALEESNMRPILQHPYTLTFISNALYKLQPAESHAEFLVYTLDILQALGPHLILPPPTNEETVKRQSLRRKKKRKHEKPSIPVTRISEIAATSDDRALIISSLSTLTAIFSVPENTLHIELSSQALDAALRYLPLTQDKPLLTTSLDYLFVHLSYAPVSKAFLMNPQMPEAVKLLVAVLRLEQREEIRSQPLPPASAPANPPAPTHKDYQLSLEELQKLIPIPEPSRSIQWMQTVFVAAPEEEQTQVTLWSLYRDTFTPYTHQYLPLNASDVIRNVTIAFPSAQPMVFPGPPQRFVIRGIGRRQQPVQDRFKCHWNRGACTAEIFKSPAELHRHLEEHLNAAGVVPPAQCLWATCAHTDEPARLGTHVLTHIPNSQSSESTPQANSQLNSVAYQVAAAHSPETTSLLLTALLVLRLIWRAAIPATLHAGASVPKADEDHFGFPAPPGLLDRGTEEDEMGGEALEGEKRGVRAFKTVVERLQGVKMADDILMSWVTEMVESVGGSGVA